The genomic stretch AGCTTCGGGCCTTCGCGGCGCTGCCCGTGCTGGCGGAGTTGGTGGCGGACCTGGGGCAGGCGGGCTGGCTCGTGCGCCATGAGGCGCCCGTGGAGGTGCCCGCGCCCGGCGCGCTCTTCGTGGGGCACAACACGGTGCTGGTCGCGGGCCGTGAGGGACGCGTGCTGGTGGACCCGTACTTCCGGCCCGAGGGCGCGGTGGACGCGCCGGGCTATCCGCCGATGCAGCCCCGTGACGTGGGGCGGGTGGACGCGGTGGTCATCACCCATTCACATGGGGACCACTTCCACCTGGGCTCGTTGCTGCAGTTGCCTCGCGACACGCGCATCTTCGTGCCGGCGGTGGCGCGTGAGAGCCTGTTCTCCACGGACTGTGCCCTGCGGCTGGCGCAGCTGGGCTTCACGCGGGTGGAGCCCCTGCGCTGGGGCGAGTCCCGGCTGGTCGGCGACGTCACCGTGAGCGCGCTGCCGTTCTACGGCGAGCAGCCCACGGATGGCGAAGGCCCGTACCCGGACCTCTTCAACGAGGGCAACGCGTGGCTGGTGCGGGCGCCCGATTTCTCCGCGGCGTTCTTCGCGGACTCGGGGCACGACGTGCGCGGGGACATGGCGGCGGTGTGCAGGCGAGTGCGCCGCGAGGCCCCGGTGAATGTGCTCTTCTGCGGCGTCCGAGGCTTCCGGCTGGCGCCCATCTTCTTCGGCTTCACCACGCTGGAGGCGTTCCTGGTCAACGTCCCTCGCGCGATGCTGAGGGCGCCGCAGCGGCTCATGGCCGGGCCGGAGGAGGCGCTGCGTTATGGCGCCTTGCTGGGCGCGCGCTACGTGGTGCCCTGTGCGGATGGTGGGGCGCCCTGGTACTGGCGTGAGGGCATGGGACCTCGCTACGCGGGCTATCCCGGCGAGCCCGTGAGCGGCGCCAGCCACCTGGATGAGAACCCGGACGCGGACCCCTACCCGGAGCGGCTCGCCGAGGTCCGGCGGACGATGAAGGACGGTCCCAAGCCCCTGGTGCTGCGGCCGGGAGAGTCGCTGCGCTGGAAGGGGGCGCGGACGCCGGAGGTGGTGCGCCACCCCGGCTTCGTGTGGCCTTTCGGCGACGCGGCGTGACGTATCCGCCGCGCTCGGGACTCAGCGCGCGGCGAGCCGGGCCCTGCCGCGCACGAGCTGCACCACGTACACCCCGGCGACCACCACGAGGCACACGGTGGCCAGCGTGAGGTACCTGCCGATGAGCTGGTGCTCGCCCCAGTTGTGGGGCATCCCCACGAGCTTGCTGGCGTCGCTCAGGCCCACGCCTTCCGTCTTGCCGAAGGGAATGGCGTTGAAGTCCTTCTTCGACTTCCACCACGTGAGGAAGCCATCCACGAGCGACAGCGCGCCGAGCCCCAGGAAGCCCCAGCGCAGGGCCTGCTTGTGGAGGTAGCTGCCCGCCGGGGCATAGATGGTCAACATCATCACCGTGCCCAGCACCATCATCCCGCCATCGCCGTTGAAGGTGATGAGCATGTCCACCGTTTGCGGCGACAGCAGCAGCGTGCCCACGGCTTGGAGCGCCAGCAGGCTCGCGCCGCAGGCCACCCACAGCCACTGACGGCGCTTCCACCCCCACCACGCCCACGCGCCCAGCACCGCGGAGAGCATCAGCGCGAGGACGTAGGAGCGGCCGAAGATGGCCGTCTTCCACAGCGTGGGGAACGCGGACCGGCCGCAGAACCAGGCCGTCATGGCGTGGCCCAGCTCATGGAACGGCATGGTGATGAGCCGGGCCGCGAAGGCGCTGAAGTTGCCGTTCAGCGCCACGTAGGACACCAGGAGTGCCACGGGGATGGCCCAGGTGCGCAGGCGGTGCTCGAACGCGGCCTCCTCGGCATCGCCGTCCCAGGCGGGCGTCTCCAGTGGCAGCACGTCCGGGCGCAGGTCGGGCGTCGCCAGCCATGCGGGGTCGACGAGCGGCGGCGGTTCCTCGGGCACCCCGGGCGCCACCGTGGAGGCTTCCTCGCGCTGCCGTGCCGCCCGGGCCTCCGCCTTGGCGTAGATGATGCCGCAGCGGGGGCACTCCGGCCCGGCGGCGCGGGGGGACCGGCAGCGGGGGCATGCCTGGGGGGACGAGGCTTCCACGTCAGGCCCACTCTAGGGGGCCGCCGCGTCCGGCGAAAATCGGGGGTGGTACGGAGCGGGGTGGGCTTGACGGCCACGCCAGACTCACCCAAGAGCGCACCATGCCACCGCTGGACACGAAGACACGGGGAAGGACGTCGCGCGGACGCCTGCGCGCGCTGGACGCGTACCTGTGCCGCTTCGAGCGTCTGTTGCTCGAACGCCGTGACGGGCCCTGGGCCCACGCCGTCTTCGTCGACGTGGGCTTCGGCGAGCACCCGTGGACGACGCTGGAGAGCGCCCAGGCCTTTCGCGCGCTCAACCCGGAGCTCGCCGTGGTGGGCGTGGAACTGGACGCGGAGCGCGCGCGGGCGGCACAGGTGGACGCGGATGCCCGCACGTCCTTCCGCGAGGGCGGCTTCGCGCTGCCCCTTCGGCCCGACGAGCCCGCCCGGCTGGTGCGTGCCATGAACCTGCTCCGTCAGGGCCCCCTCGAGCGCGTCCCCGAGGTGCACCGCACCCTGGCCCGCTACCTGCTGCCGTCGGGCCTGCTGGTGGAGGGCAGCGCGGACGCGACGGGCGCGGTGATGTCCGCGCACCTGCTGCGCCGCGGCGTCGGGGATGGCGAGGAGCTGCCGCTGCGCGAAGCGCTCCTGTTCCACACCGACTTCAGCCTCGGCTTCGCGCCCATGCTCTTCCGGGACTGGCTGCCCCGGGACTTGCGCCGCCGGGTACGTCCGGGTGAGCCCATCCATGACTTCTTCTCCGCATGGAGCGCCGCCTGGCAGCAGGCGCGGACCATGGGCCATACGCACCCACCCGATGCGTTTCGTGAAGCCGCACTGGGGCTCTCCGCACGAATGGAGGGAGTGGAGACCGACCCGTGGCTCTTGTCCCAGGGCTACGTTGTTTGGAGGTCCAAGGGGGGTGTCTGTTTTTGACGACAGTGGGCTGCGTCTTTCTCAGAGAAGGAGAGGGCGCAGCCGAGGGAAGCCAAGTGGGGTGGCGTGCGGTTATCCTTCGCGCGACCAGGACTTGAAACGGCACCTCCTCTCCTTCGCGTGAGGCGTGCCGGGAACGCAGCGGGAGAACGACACCGTCATGTTGGAGCAGGCACCCCAGGTTCGAATGGAGGGCCGGCCGTCCGTGCTGCTCTTCTCCGCGGGCTTCTACGGCACGCTCGCGGCCGCGCGTTGCTTCGGACGCAATGGCATTGACGTCACGGTGGCGGACCCCGGCAAGCTGGGGCCCGCGAGCTGGTCTCGCTTCGTGGGCCGCCGCGTGCAGTGTCCTCCGGAGTCCCAGGCCGAGGCCTTCGTCGAGTGGCTGATGGACCTGGGCCGCCGCGAGCCGATGCGGCACGTGCTCTATCCGACGAGCGATGAGCTGGCGTGGCTGGTGTCTGTCCACCGCGAGGCGCTGTCGGAGTATTTCCACCTCTACGACCCGGGCGTCGACGCCGTCTACGGCCTGCTCAACAAGCGCAAGCTCTTCGAGGCGGGCCAGGCGGTGGGCCTGAAGCTGCCGCGCACCTGGTTCCCCGAATCGGAAGCGGACCTGGACGTGGTGTCCCGCGAGGCGCGCTTCCCGGTCCTCATCAAGCCCACCACGCAGATTCTCTACTCCACCCACCGCAAGGGGCAGCCGGTGCAGGCGCCCGAGCAGCTCGCGGAGGAGTACCGCGCCTTCTCTCGGGACGGGTACGCGCCCATGCTGGTGCGCTTCGACCCCGCGGTGTCGCGCCCCATGGTGCAGGAGTTCCACCCGGAGGCGGCGGAGGGCATCTACAGCCTCTCCGGCTTCGTGGACGAGACGGGCGAGCTGTTCGAGGTGCGCGGCGCCATGAAGGTGCTCCAGCGTCCGCGGCGGCTGGGCGTGGGCGTGTGCTTTGAATCCGCTCCGGTGCGCGAGGAGCTGGCCGCGGGGCTCCAGCGTCTGTGCAAGCGCCTGGGCTACCACGGCGTCTTCGAGGTGGAGTTCATCCAGACGAAGGACGACTTCCTCCTCATCGACTTCAACCCCCGCTACTACGGGCAGATGGGCTTCGACATCGCCCGGGGCCTGCCGCTGCCGCTGCTGGCCTACCACGCCGCGCTGGGGGACCGGGACGCCCTGCGCCGCGAGCTGCGGGCCGCGCGTGACTGGCGCGGCAACGGCGAGGTGTTCTGCAACCGCATCGCGCTGGAGATGCTGCTCAACCTCCAGCGGCTGTCCGGCGCGTTGCCGGAGGACGAGGCCCGCCAGTGGCGGAGCTGGCTGGCGTCACACCGGGACGTGGCGGTGGACCCGCTCATCGACTCGGATGACCTGATGCCCACCGCGGTGGAGGTGGCGCAGATTCTCTACGGCTCCGCGCGCCACCCCCGGGCCTTCATCCGGATGATGGTGCTCAACCGGTGAGCGCGGCGCGGCTGTCCAGCGCGTCGAACGTCACCAGGTCATCGAACGTCTCCGCGCGCCGCAGCAGCCGCTCCTTCCCGTCCTCCAGCGCGATGATGGCCGGCTGGGGATAGGAGAAGGACGTGGCGAAGGGCACGAAGTAGGCGCCCGCGTCCATGATGGCCAGCGTGTCTCCCACGCGCAGGTCGGGCAGCCGCTTCGCGTGGTAGAGCGTGTCGCCCGGCGTGCAGATGGGGCCCACCACCGTATAGATTTTGTCGGCCGGCGCGTCCGGCCGGTTCACGTGGAAGAGCTGGTGGTACTCGTTGCGCACGCACTCGGCATGGTTGATGCCAGCGTCGAGCACCGCCCACGTCCTGTCTTCCCCCGCCTTGAGCGCGTGCACGCGGCCCAGCAGCAGCTGCGTGTCGCCCGTCATGGCGCGGCCCGGCTCCAGGAAGATGCGGGGACGCTGGCGGCCGCGCCGCGCGTAGTGCGTCTCCACCATCTCCACCGCCAGCGCCACGTAGCGGTCGATGGACAACGACGCCGCCGGGTCGGGCGCGGGCACGTCGCGGAAGAACGTGAGGTTGAGGCGCCAGTCGCGCTCGGCGATGTGCTCGACGGTGGGCGTGTTGAGGCTGCCGCCCAAATCGAGCACCTCCAAATCCAACCCCAGCTCCTGGTGCAGCGTGTCCGTGAAGTCGAGCACCGACTCCACGAAGGCCGTGAAGTCGCCCTCCGTGCGGAGTGTCTCCCCACGGTGCGCGTGCAGGCCCACCACGTCCAGGTGCTTCGACGCGCGCGCCTGCTGGTAGGCCCGCAGCGCGGCGCCTCCCGCGATGGGCGTGCCGAACTGCGCGGACCAGCCGCTGTTCGTCGTCACTCGCACGGCGACGCGCGGGCGGCGGTCCAGCTCCGCGGCCAGGCGGGCGAAGACGGCAATCTCCTCCGCGTGGTTGGCGGCCAGCAGCTGGATGCCCCGGGAGATGGCCTCGCGCACGGAGGCCTCCGACTTCACCGGGCCGTTGTAGACGATGCGCTCCGGGGGCACGCCCAGCTTCAGCGCCAGCCACATCTCGTAGGCGGAGATGACCTCCGCGCCCACGCCCAGGCCGTGCAGGAAGGACAGCACGCCGGGCACCGGGTTCGTCTTGTACGAGTAATAGACTTCACAGCCGCCCGTGCGCCCCGGCGGCACCGCCAGGAAGCGCTCCGCGTTGCGGCGCAGCGCCGCCATGTGCACCACGTGCAGCGGCGAGCCCCAGCGCTCCACCAGCTGCGCCAGCGGGACGCCCTCCAGGCTCAGGCCCTGGCCGGGCACGTCCCGCAGGCCCCAGTGCGAGGCGGGAATGTGGTTGCGTGCGGGGGCCATGGCCCGCTGGAGCACCGGGCGCAGCGTCTGCTTCACCTGGCGCCTGGCCGTCCCGAGAAGCCGGCTCTTGAGGCTCATGACACGCGGCCCTGGTTGCGCAGGCGCAGCGGCAGACGGCGGGCGACCTCGAAGGGCAGCACCCGCAGGGCGGCCTGCATGAGGCGGTACTCCAGCATGCCGTTCGTCTTGCGGTACTTGCCGTGAATCATCTCGTTGGACTGCACCACCAGCGTGCCGTCCTTGCCCAGGTTGTGCATCAGTGAAGGCCGGCCGGTGCGGTAGTGCAGGATGGGCCGGTTGACGTACACGTGGCCGAACGCGCGGATGCCGCGCAGGTAGAAGTCCACGTCCTCGTAGACGGGGATGCTGGCGTCGAAGCCGCCCAGCGGGGCGAAGTGCTCGCGGCGCACCATGCACGCGGAGTTCACATACAGCGTGCCGCGGAAGAGGATGTGGGCCACCGTCCACGCGCTGTTGGGAGTGCTGGCGCCCACCTGGGCCGCCCACTCGAAGTAGGTGCTCTTGTCCTTGAGCCAGTCCGCGTCGTCGCCGAAGGGCACCACCCAGCCCACCGCCACGCCCGCGTCCGGCCGCGCGTCCAGCGCGCTCACCATGGCGTGAAGCGCGCCCTCGGCGAGCATGTCGTCGTCATCCAGGAAGTGCAGGTATCGGCCGCGGGCCAGCGTGGCGCCGTGGTTGCGCACCACGGCTGGGCGGCCCTTCGACGGCGGGTCATTCACCAGGTAGCGGACCCGTTCGTCCTTCAGTCCTTCCACCGCCTCGCGTGCCGTGCCCTCGGGCGTGTCGTCCAGGACGAGGACCTCGACGTTCACCCCTTCCTGGCGGAGGACCGAGCGGATGGCCTCCACCACTTCCTTCTCCCGCTTGTGGGTGGGCATCACCACCGAGACGTCAATGACGGACATAGCGGACTTATACGCGTTGGCGGCCACGCCTGAGAAGCCGCCCGCCCGCGCGCCACCCCGTCACATCAGTAGCTCGCGAACTCCAGGTCGAAATCCACTCCAAGCGCCTCTTCCGGGTCGCACTCGACCTGTGCCCGGACCGCCGCAAGTAGGACAGGAATGTCCGAATTCTGGCGATTCCCACTCGGACGGGAGGGGGGTGTGGTGCTCACGACCACCCAGTCATGGCTGCCAGTGGCCGCACGGACCTGCCTGTCCGCTCGACCGGAATCCCAGTGCGACAGGCGGTTCAGCGAGGGCTGCGTGCGGTGGCGGGCCATGGTCATCCTCCTGCCTCGACTCCGCGAGGCTGGCCGTTGGTTGTGCAGACGTCATGCCAGCCCGCCAGCTGGGCAGACGGGTGTGCCGCGGACGACGCGTTTCCCTCTGAGAAGCGGGTGTCTGCCCGGAAGCGGAGGCTTCGAGACACCGGGTCAGACTTGACGCCGGACAGCGGGCACGACAGGAACAGGCCACACATGGCGTTCCTCCTGGCACACGAAGTCGAGCCGCCCCGGGCCTGCAGCTACCTGCCGGAGCGGCAGGCCTCGCTCGAAAACCTCGTGCTGGAGGACGTCACGCCGGAGGAGTACGAGCACCTGCTGGTGAGAGGCTGGCGCCGCTTCGGGTTGGTGTACTTCCGGCCCGCCTGCGTGGACTGCCATGCCTGCGTGTCATTGCGCATCCCCGTGGAGGGCTTCCAGCCCAACCGCAGCCAGCGCCGGGCGCGTGCCGCGTGCGCGCATCTGCGCGTGGAGGTGGGGCCGCCGCGTGTGGATGACGCGCGCCTGGCGCTGTATCGCCAGTGGCATTCGGAGCGCGAGGCCGCGCGCGAGTGGGCGCCGTCACCCATCACCGTGCGCGAGTACTCGCTCCAGTTCTCCTACCCGCACCCGTCCGCGCGCGAGGTGGCGTGGTACGACGACGGCGCGGAGGGCGGATCCAGGCTGGTGGGCGTGGGCATCTGCGACGAGACGCCGCGCGCCTGGAGCGCCGTGTATTTCTTCTACGACCCCGCATATGCGCACCTGTCGCTGGGCACGGCCAACGTGCTGCACCAGGTGGCACTGGCGAAGGCGCGGGGCATCCCCCACGTCTACCTGGGCTACCGCGTGCTGGCCTGCGCGTCCCTGCGCTACAAGGGCGCCTTCCGTCCGCACGAGCTGCTGGAGGAGCGGCCCGCGCTGGACGCGGCGCCTCACTGGGTGGCACCGCCCGAGGAGGCTTGAGGCAGGGCCTGGAGCGCCGCGCCGAAGTGCTGGAGCAGCCGGCGCGCGTATTCCTCCGGCGCCACACGCGCGTACTGGCCATGGCCCGCGCCCTCGACGACCCAGAGTGACTTGGGTTCGCACGCGGCCTGGAAGAGGCTGGCCTGGAGCTTCGCGGGCGCGTCCGGGTCCACGTCGCCGTTGATCAGCAGCAGCGGCCGGCCGCCCAGCCGGCACATCCCGTCAATGGGGCGCACCGCGTCCACCGTCACGCCCGCGCGGCGCAGGGTCCACAGCACCGGCTCCGCGCTCAGCGCACCCCAGCGGCCATAGCCGGCGTAGATGTCCGCCTCCAGCGCGGGATAGGCCCCCGCGGCGGCCACCGCCTTCACCCGCGCGTCCTCGCTGGCGACCAGGAGCGACGTGGTGCCACCCATGGAGAAGCCGAAGAGGCCCAACCGTCCCGGGTCCACGTCCGGGCGCCGTGAGATGAAATCCAGCGCGGCCGTCACGTCGCGCCGCTCCCGGTCTCCCCACGTCACCGTGTCGCCGCCGCTCTCGCCGTGCGCGCGCAAATCAAAGAGCAACACTCCGTAGCCCGCGCCCGCGAGCGTCCGGGCCTCGAAGAGCAGCTGCGCGCGGTTGTCCGCGAAACCGTGCACCAGCACCACCGCGGCGCGGTTGCGTGAAGGCACGTACCAGCCCTTGAGCGGCACCCCGTCGGACGTGGTGAAGGCCACGTCCTCCAGCGGCGACAACACCGGCTCCGCCGGGGGACGTGTCACCGGAATGGGCCGCGGATGCAGCAAGCCCTGGCCGATGCGATGACCGTTGACCCCGAGGTATCCCGCCGCGGCGAGCAACACGCAGAGGGGCGCCAACGCCATGAGACAGCGGAATTGAGTACGTGTTTTCACGGATATCTTGGATTGGCTTGGAATAAAGCGAACCCTAGCTGAGCCGTGGGGGTGGCGGAGCGAATGCAAGTTGGTTACACCGCGGGTGGGTCAGGTTGGAGCCGGGGGGAGTCCTGTCACTCCGAAGGTCCTGGACCGCGGTGTCTCGAAGCACGCGAGAGTGCGGGTGATGCTCGTAACGACACAGGGCGAGGCGCCTCCAGTAGCCGCTCGGAAGCGGGTGCTGTTCACGCTGGTGTTCCTGGGCTCGGGCGGCATCGAACGGTCCGTGTGCAACGTGCTGACGGGGCTGGACCCCAGCCGGTTCGACACGAAGATGTTCTTCCACCACCGGCCCCATCCGAAGAGCCAGAGCGACCGGATTCCGCAGCGCACCGAGGTGGTGTGGGGCACCGACGCCTTCGAGTACCGGCGGGGCATGTTGCCGCGCTTCTTCTGGCGGCTGGTGCGCGAGTCGCGCGACGTGGACGTCATCGTCGCGGGGCAGGAGGGCCGGGCGGCGCTGCTGGCGTGCCTGGCGGGGCGGCTGCTGCGCAAGCCCGTGGTGGGCATGATTCACTTCGACTGGGGCGCCTTCCACCTGGAGCAGCCCCGGCGGCAGCTCTGGGGCCTGCGGTGGCTCTACCCGCGCATGAGCCGCATCGTCGCGTGCGGCCACGATTCAGCGAAGGCCTTCCAGGACCTGGTGCCGGTGCGGCCCGAGCAGCTCCACGTCATCCCCAACTTCGTGGACGGCGACCGGGTGCGCGCCGCCGGTGCGCAGCCGCTGCCGGCCTGGGCGGAGCCCATCTTCCGCAAGCCCGTGGTCATCGCCGTGGGCCGGCTGGAGCACCAGAAGGCCTTCGACGTGCTCATCCGGAGCCACGCGCTGATGCGCCAGGCCGGGGTGGACCAGCACCTGCTCATCCTGGGGGAAGGCTCGCTGGAGGCGGAGCTGAAGGCGCTGGTGAAGTCCCTGGGCGTGGAGGACTCCGTCTTCCTGCCGGGCTTCGCGCCCAACCCACATGCGCTGATGCGGCGGGCGGCGGCCTTCGCCCTGTCCTCGCGCTTCGAGGGGCTGCCCATGGTGCTGCTGGAGGCGCTGGCCCTGGGCTGCCCCGTGGTCAGTACCGACTGTCCCTCCGGTCCCGCGGAGGTGCTGGAGCACGGCAAGCACGGCGTCCTGGTTCCCATGGAGCAGCCCCAGGCGCTGGCGGACGCCCTGGCGCGAATCGTCCAGGACGACGTGCACCGGGCCGACCTGTCCGCCCGGGCCCGGCGCCGCTCCGAGGAGCTGTCCGCCGACCGCGCCCTCAAGGCCTGGGAGTCCCTGCTCTCGTCGCTCTGACAGAGGGGGAGGGGCCCGGTCCCCCGCCTTCCGGACGGAGGGATGAAATGTGCCCCCGCTGGGGGTTCCCCTGCACGGCTTCGGGGCGTCCACCTTCGTCCCGGAGGCCCGGCCGGGCGGCACATGAGGTAGGAATCCCTTGCCGGCCCCCGGCTGCTTCACGAGGATTCGCCCCCATCATGACGACGACGAACGAAACGCAGGGCCTGAACTTCCTCCAGGAAATCATCGAGGAAGACCAGCGGACGGGAAAGCACGCGGGCCGCGTGCACACCCGCTTCCCGCCCGAGCCCAACGGCTACCTCCACATCGGCCACGCCAAGTCCATCTGCCTCAACTTCGGGCTGGCGCAGCAATACGGAGGCACGTGCAACCTGCGCTTCGACGACACCAACCCCGTCACCGAGGACACCGACTACGTCGAGGCCATCCAGCGTGACGTGAAGTGGCTGGGGTTCGAGTGGGAGGACCGGAAGTTCTTCGCGTCCGACTACTTCCCGAAGCTCTACGACTTCGCCGTGCAGCTCATCAAGCAGGGCAAGGCGTACGTGTGCAGCCTGTCCCCGGAGGAGATTCGCGAGTACCGCGGCGACTTCACCACGCCGGGGCGCAACAGCCCGTACCGCGAGCGCTCCGTGGAGGAGAACCTGGACCTGTTCCACCGCATGCGCGCGGGCGAGTTCTCCGACGGCCAGCACACCCTGCGGGCGAAGATCGACATGGCGTCGCCCAACCCCGTGCTGCGCGACCCGCCCATCTACCGCATCCGTCACGCGCACCATCACCGCACCGGCGATGCGTGGCCCATCTACCCGCTCTACGACTTCGCGCACTGCCTGTCGGACGCCATCGAGGGCATCACCCACTCCATCTGCACGCTGGAGTTCGAGAACCGGCGCGTGCTGTACGACTGGATTGTCGGCAACCTCATCAGCGGGGACCGGCCGTACCAGTACGAGTTCAACCGGCTGAACCTCAACTACACGGTGATGAGCAAGCGCAAGCTGCTCAAGCTGGTGACGGAGGGTTTCGTGACCGGGTGGGATGACCCCCGGATGATGACGATTACCGGCCTGCGCCGCCGTGGCTTCACGCCGGCGTCCATCCGGGACTTCGCCACGCGCGTGGGCGTGGGCAAGGCGCAGCAGCTCATCGACATGAGCCTGCTGGAGCTGTGCATCCGCGAGGACCTCAACGAGACGGCCCCGCGCGCCATGGCGGTGATGCGCCCGCTGAAGGTGGTGCTGGAGAACTACCCGGAGGGGCAGACGGAGCTGCTGGAGGTGCAGAACCATCCGCAGAAGCCGGAGATGGGGACGCGCCAGGTGCCCTTCATGCGCGAGCTGTACATCGAGGCGGACGACTTCATGGAGGACCCGCCGAAGGGGTTCTTCCGGCTGGCGCCCGGCAAGGAGGTGCGGCTGCGCTCGGCGTACTTCATCAAGTGCGAGCAGGTCATCAAGGACGCCGCGGGCAACGTGGTGGAGCTGCGCTGCTCGTATGACCCGGCCACGCGCGGCGGCAACGCGCCGGACGGCCGCAAGGTGAAGGGCACGCTGCACTGGGTGCCCGGCAACGCGCCCGTCGCGGAGGTCCGCCTCTATGACCGGCTCTTCTCCGTGGAGGCGCCGGACACGGACGAGTCCAAGGACTTCACCACGTTCCTCAACCCGGCCAGCCTCCAGACGCTGCGCGACGCCCGCGTCGAGCCGATGCTGGCGGATGCCGCCGTGGAGTCGCGCTACCAGTTCGAGCGCACCGGGTACTTCTACGTGGACCCGAAGGACTCGAAGCCGGGCAAGCCCGTCTTCAACCGCACGGTGACGCTGAAGGACTCGTGGACGAAGGAGCAGGCCAAGGGGAAGTAGTCTCTGGCGTGCTTCCGGGTGCCGCCCACGCTGGCGGCACCTGGCACGGTGCTTTCTTCGGAAGGCTCGCGGCCTACCGCGTCGCGGCGGGCTGCTCGAGCTCCTTGAGCATCTTCACCGCGTTCTCGTTCTTGGGGTCCAGCTCCAGGGACTTGCGGTAGTTGGCGATGGCCTGTTCCTTGTCGCCGTGGGCGGCGTAGGCCTCGCCGAGG from Myxococcus xanthus encodes the following:
- a CDS encoding MBL fold metallo-hydrolase, which produces MRFTLHRGVSLAVLASARTEADHHEDLGCSIQGPTARPVRRAFLPLKRHVAALGREGSLHDAEALVRWLEDTPRYAALCVGKQRRMGRRVLRPDVLFPEATRHRPRVLHLRQEELGLDVPVRASEWPAVADFFAALARGATRAELRAFAALPVLAELVADLGQAGWLVRHEAPVEVPAPGALFVGHNTVLVAGREGRVLVDPYFRPEGAVDAPGYPPMQPRDVGRVDAVVITHSHGDHFHLGSLLQLPRDTRIFVPAVARESLFSTDCALRLAQLGFTRVEPLRWGESRLVGDVTVSALPFYGEQPTDGEGPYPDLFNEGNAWLVRAPDFSAAFFADSGHDVRGDMAAVCRRVRREAPVNVLFCGVRGFRLAPIFFGFTTLEAFLVNVPRAMLRAPQRLMAGPEEALRYGALLGARYVVPCADGGAPWYWREGMGPRYAGYPGEPVSGASHLDENPDADPYPERLAEVRRTMKDGPKPLVLRPGESLRWKGARTPEVVRHPGFVWPFGDAA
- a CDS encoding methylase: MPPLDTKTRGRTSRGRLRALDAYLCRFERLLLERRDGPWAHAVFVDVGFGEHPWTTLESAQAFRALNPELAVVGVELDAERARAAQVDADARTSFREGGFALPLRPDEPARLVRAMNLLRQGPLERVPEVHRTLARYLLPSGLLVEGSADATGAVMSAHLLRRGVGDGEELPLREALLFHTDFSLGFAPMLFRDWLPRDLRRRVRPGEPIHDFFSAWSAAWQQARTMGHTHPPDAFREAALGLSARMEGVETDPWLLSQGYVVWRSKGGVCF
- a CDS encoding carbamoyl-phosphate synthase; its protein translation is MLEQAPQVRMEGRPSVLLFSAGFYGTLAAARCFGRNGIDVTVADPGKLGPASWSRFVGRRVQCPPESQAEAFVEWLMDLGRREPMRHVLYPTSDELAWLVSVHREALSEYFHLYDPGVDAVYGLLNKRKLFEAGQAVGLKLPRTWFPESEADLDVVSREARFPVLIKPTTQILYSTHRKGQPVQAPEQLAEEYRAFSRDGYAPMLVRFDPAVSRPMVQEFHPEAAEGIYSLSGFVDETGELFEVRGAMKVLQRPRRLGVGVCFESAPVREELAAGLQRLCKRLGYHGVFEVEFIQTKDDFLLIDFNPRYYGQMGFDIARGLPLPLLAYHAALGDRDALRRELRAARDWRGNGEVFCNRIALEMLLNLQRLSGALPEDEARQWRSWLASHRDVAVDPLIDSDDLMPTAVEVAQILYGSARHPRAFIRMMVLNR
- a CDS encoding pyridoxal-dependent decarboxylase; protein product: MSLKSRLLGTARRQVKQTLRPVLQRAMAPARNHIPASHWGLRDVPGQGLSLEGVPLAQLVERWGSPLHVVHMAALRRNAERFLAVPPGRTGGCEVYYSYKTNPVPGVLSFLHGLGVGAEVISAYEMWLALKLGVPPERIVYNGPVKSEASVREAISRGIQLLAANHAEEIAVFARLAAELDRRPRVAVRVTTNSGWSAQFGTPIAGGAALRAYQQARASKHLDVVGLHAHRGETLRTEGDFTAFVESVLDFTDTLHQELGLDLEVLDLGGSLNTPTVEHIAERDWRLNLTFFRDVPAPDPAASLSIDRYVALAVEMVETHYARRGRQRPRIFLEPGRAMTGDTQLLLGRVHALKAGEDRTWAVLDAGINHAECVRNEYHQLFHVNRPDAPADKIYTVVGPICTPGDTLYHAKRLPDLRVGDTLAIMDAGAYFVPFATSFSYPQPAIIALEDGKERLLRRAETFDDLVTFDALDSRAALTG
- a CDS encoding glycosyltransferase family 2 protein; translated protein: MSVIDVSVVMPTHKREKEVVEAIRSVLRQEGVNVEVLVLDDTPEGTAREAVEGLKDERVRYLVNDPPSKGRPAVVRNHGATLARGRYLHFLDDDDMLAEGALHAMVSALDARPDAGVAVGWVVPFGDDADWLKDKSTYFEWAAQVGASTPNSAWTVAHILFRGTLYVNSACMVRREHFAPLGGFDASIPVYEDVDFYLRGIRAFGHVYVNRPILHYRTGRPSLMHNLGKDGTLVVQSNEMIHGKYRKTNGMLEYRLMQAALRVLPFEVARRLPLRLRNQGRVS
- a CDS encoding arginyltransferase, translated to MAFLLAHEVEPPRACSYLPERQASLENLVLEDVTPEEYEHLLVRGWRRFGLVYFRPACVDCHACVSLRIPVEGFQPNRSQRRARAACAHLRVEVGPPRVDDARLALYRQWHSEREAAREWAPSPITVREYSLQFSYPHPSAREVAWYDDGAEGGSRLVGVGICDETPRAWSAVYFFYDPAYAHLSLGTANVLHQVALAKARGIPHVYLGYRVLACASLRYKGAFRPHELLEERPALDAAPHWVAPPEEA
- a CDS encoding alpha/beta hydrolase, yielding MALAPLCVLLAAAGYLGVNGHRIGQGLLHPRPIPVTRPPAEPVLSPLEDVAFTTSDGVPLKGWYVPSRNRAAVVLVHGFADNRAQLLFEARTLAGAGYGVLLFDLRAHGESGGDTVTWGDRERRDVTAALDFISRRPDVDPGRLGLFGFSMGGTTSLLVASEDARVKAVAAAGAYPALEADIYAGYGRWGALSAEPVLWTLRRAGVTVDAVRPIDGMCRLGGRPLLLINGDVDPDAPAKLQASLFQAACEPKSLWVVEGAGHGQYARVAPEEYARRLLQHFGAALQALPQASSGGATQ
- a CDS encoding glycosyltransferase; the encoded protein is MLVTTQGEAPPVAARKRVLFTLVFLGSGGIERSVCNVLTGLDPSRFDTKMFFHHRPHPKSQSDRIPQRTEVVWGTDAFEYRRGMLPRFFWRLVRESRDVDVIVAGQEGRAALLACLAGRLLRKPVVGMIHFDWGAFHLEQPRRQLWGLRWLYPRMSRIVACGHDSAKAFQDLVPVRPEQLHVIPNFVDGDRVRAAGAQPLPAWAEPIFRKPVVIAVGRLEHQKAFDVLIRSHALMRQAGVDQHLLILGEGSLEAELKALVKSLGVEDSVFLPGFAPNPHALMRRAAAFALSSRFEGLPMVLLEALALGCPVVSTDCPSGPAEVLEHGKHGVLVPMEQPQALADALARIVQDDVHRADLSARARRRSEELSADRALKAWESLLSSL